ggagagcggcggcggcgccgggcagATTGAGACAGTAAAGCGTCTCTCCTGCAGCTAAACGTCACAGCGGCGGCGCCAGGCCTCCCTCTCTGCAGGCCGATCGGACACGGATCGTAACTCCGGCTCATCTTCCTCTGGCCTCAACTCCGACGGCGGTTTACACCGATCCGGTAATGGCGCCATTAAATTAAAGTTAACTATATTTTACTGCAGTTAGACTAAACAACACTTTAACCTGAGGAGAACACCACTTTTAATGCAACGTGAAGGAAAACTAGATCAAATCTGCACAGTTCTGGCTCTATTTGGGACATTTAACTCTCATTTTACAACAGGAAGTCTCAtaaaaattggctttatgtcgAGATCGGCGTCATTTCTGGTCATAATCTCTTGGATTTtggaaaatacagacattttcacgCTGCATCATAACAGAAAaatctttaaattttaaattccAGAGGTAGTTATGGCACAGTGTGTGGCCCCTGATCTGAAATGTGTCCGGGATTGGACATGAGACTGAGGGCCCTAACGGGACTCGGAGGCCATGTTTCCCCGGCGGACTCACGGTGGCGGCGGTGATTCCCGGGAACAGCCGCAGCAGGCCCACGTTCCGGTTCATCTCGGTGCTGACGCGGAACTTGTCCATGGAGGTGTCCCTCCACACGATGTCCCAGTTGACtgggggacagatggacagggacagattcatttcctgtctgccggcagaaagaaagaaaacggaGAGAAATCTGATTTGTGCCCGACTTGTAACGTCCGCTTCGGACGTGGCCAGCGGAGCCAGGTTCGGCGAGGAGAAGGCATCGAAGCTGCCGGAGTCGAACTTGGTGGTGCGGTTCCCTCGGTACAGCTTGTTGTAGAAGTACAGGCAGACCTGAGCGGGGAAGACGGGAAGCAGCCGCGACTGAGACCTCAGTTCAGAGACACCACGTCTTCAGACGTCCTCGCTCTCACCTCGGGAACGCCAAACTGCCCGGCGATCAGCAGGGCgcccagcaggttgtctctgccGTCGTTCCTCAGCTCGTAGATCGGcacctgagagcagagagagagagacgcatcTTCAGCACCGCGACAAATTCCCCCGCCGACGGCAGCAGAGCGGCGCCGACCTGGGAGCCGGTGAGCACGATGGGCTTGCCCAGATTCTCGCACATGAAGGACAGGGCGGACGCCGTGTACGCCATGGTGTCGGTGCCGTGGAGGATCACGAACCCCTCGTAGTCCTCGTAGTTTttctggaggggaaaaaatgtaAGGGAGACGACGCGAAACGGATCATTTCAAGACCGACTGACGCCTGTTCTACGGCAGGAAGAGATAAAAATCTCGAAGTTGGTTTCTCATTTGGGAGTTTTAAAGAAGAAGTTGGGTAAAGCAGTGAAGCACCTCGATGTCCTTGCCAATGCGGGCCCAGTCTTCGGGGGTCATGTTGGAcgagtccagcagagggctgTAGTCCTGGACGGAGTAGATGACCCTCTTATTGCATTTGCTTTTCCtgggagaaaaacacagtttcagtGAGGCTGGAGACATTTTCCTGTCACGTGTAAGctttaaaatcaaaaacagactgaagacagacagagactgtAAGCTGACTCAAGAGAGCGGTGTCGTtagggttactttaaaaaactgtttatttacacCAGTAAGACGTCTCTGTCGTGTGCAGCGCCCCTCATATCTACACGAGACACGGGCGACCCTCGGAGGCCGATTTCACGCCTCTTCGGGGTTACTTAGTGGCTCGTTTCAGGTTAGGGGAAAATCCTGCCTTCCTTTATTGTCCCAGATAAAAGGGAGCGAGCGGCGCTTGTATACATATTTATGTGGCCTCCGAGTGGAGTTTAACTCCGGCGCGGCCGACGTCGGGCCAAACAGCCGTGGAGAGATTTTCTTCTTAATCTGCCTCTAAAGAAAGAGGGCGGGCCTCCGCTGCTGATTAGCATTTCCCTGACAGGGAGCGGAGCTGAAAGGAACAGCAGGGGGAAGAGCCGGAGACCCCCGGCCGGCccgtccaacacacacacacacactcctctcattAGCCCCCGGTCCATGCTACACTCCACAACATATGTTGTTGATAATCAGGAAGCCAAAGTGCCACCAGAAAACACAATATTCAAATCACCAATTATTCATCGAGCGTCGCCCGAGGAGGAGCGGCATTAGCATAGCCGCGCTGAGACGCCTCGAAGCTTaagaattgtgtgtgtgtgtgtgtgtgtgtgtgtgcgaggtgaagagtggaggtggggagttacCTCTCAGCATCACACGAACAAAGGTTtccaataaatcaataaactaaTTCCCTCCTCTGAAGCCGCGATTTGACCCAGGCTGCATGATTGTATATGATCAACAGTGTGAAAGGGAGGTGGAGGAAccagacgacacacacacacacactcaaacacacactcatcgtTCTGATTAAGTAACATCCACGGACTCTTTTGACTGTTTTATCTGCAGGAAGCTATTCAGTCGCTCTTAAATGAAATTCACACCATGTAAATTCCTGCATTCATTTCCCATTTTGTCATTTAAATCTCCTTTTCTTGTGGCAGAAAAGTGCTTCGAATGCGATTAAATATTCAATATTTGTATCTTTTGCTGCACATTTCAACAGCGGCCGTCATAACTGAATCATTAGTTGTATTTCTGGAGTAACGTTCATTCCTCCATGCTGACATTTCCCTGACATGTTAGTCAAGTAATACCATGGAACATCACAGTGGCGAGGCCGAGATCACAATTTTTACacaatgacctttgaccttttcatGCACAGTTGATACATGAAgtgaaaaaatgtaatgaaagaaGATAAATATTGAATTTCTGCTCAGagttaataaaataaaaggtaATAATAAGAGAAGATTCCTGCATTTCTTTTCTAAATATGTCATTATGTTGGTTATTTTTCTGAGAAATATGCTTTAATCATAGATATTTTCAGGCAGAATGGATTTAACACCTGAAATGTTGACCTGAGTGTTTCTAGCAGGAGTCATTTAACCAGTAAAACTCTGAGTGATTGAATATCTTCTGAGAAAACACGAGGAAGCTACCAGAAGCTCACACGccctcacactgctgctgcgtggcacagaaacacacctcATACTTACTACGCGTGCCACACATTCATTCGGGACGAGTCAGCATGAAGGAAAAGAgcagaacagaaagagagagagcagcaccagcagtctactgttattattattgttgttgttgtttttgttgttgtggtatCGGGTCATCTCGCTTCCAGAAAGCGTCTGGCTCACAGATCACATCCGAGACATCGCAGAAATACTTCGGGCAATATTTTCTTCCAACTGCCAAAGGCCACGTCGGCACGTCTTTCCTGTCAGGCGAAACACACCCTGGAGAGCAGGAGGCTCGACAAACACGCTGGGGAGCGGACTAGCGCCAGGCAGCGCGGCATGCTAACGCGGCTACCTCTGGAACAGCGGCTCGGGGTCGGGTTGCTGCTTCCTGTCGAGGCACAGACGCCGTTCAGTCCCCCTGATGGCCGTGAGTCGTCAGTAAACACACAGGGAGGAAAGTCGGGGCGTCTTAAAACAGTTCTCATGTGGGAGGCCTTCAAAGTGTTTCGCTGGCCTcctctggggggcgccagagagctcgAAAGGGGGTAAAAACAGGGAgaatgtggtgtttttttggggggggggggctttacaCACAATGCTATATAAAGCTTTGCTTTAGCATGAAATGACGCACGGTGTTGATAAAGGCGCAGCTCCCATGGGCAGCTCATAAGAGGAGCATTTAGTGGGAGCAGAGAGTGTGTGGACGTACGGGAGCACCAGGGTCTTGTCCCCGTAGCGCTCGTAGAGGCCGGTCTTCTCGGCGTACACCTCGTCGTGCAGCATGGGGAGCTTCTGCAGCCTCTTCACCAGAGCGTTGGCTTTGGGCGCCAGAACTGCGGGACGGACGGCAGAGAAAAAGCAGTGAGGCTGGAGTCAAGAGGGCGAGGCCCGGCAGCCGCAGGCTCACACTGAACCCTAGTGGGACGTTTCagtagtgaacacacacacctgatcatCTTTAAGccagcaacaaacacacactcctcatacTGCAATCTATTAGTGAGTAAATATCATTTTAATGAGCTTAAATTAACACAGAATTTGCTGAGGATTTCCAAAATACAGTAGATTTATCTGATCTTAATCAACCGTTTACAGTTTCCAGATTATATAACATGATTATTACAGTTTTCAGTgattctgccatttctgtgtaaacagacatcattttcaaactgtgtcaacatgaaaacaacgaGGCTTTAAAATATTCCTTATTATCCTGAGATAGAAAGATTCCATTTCCATTGAACATATCCGTCAGCAAGCGAGGGAAACTCATAATTCGGTAGATCATTTCTAACTGTAGTGAAACACATTTAAGGGAAATCTGACTATTACTGCCAAATAAAAgggaaacacaataaaagttcAAGATGAACCAATTCTATTTCAAAAACCGACACTTTCAGATCAAGCTAAAGGCACAACGTTTCAAAGCACCTGGCAGAAAGGAGAGCAGATCGATAAAAACCGTCGCAGCATTTTACCACAACAactgcaactgtgtgtgtgtgtgtgtgtgtgtgtctgtatgtgtgttgGGTCAATGTTTGCAGACCCCGCTGTGTGCCGGAGCCCTGCTGGTCTGCAGGCTTTTGATGTTGCAACAGTTTCCTGCACATCAGGCTGAGATGAAGCTCTGCAAACGGCTGATAACAAGTCATTCATTTATATCAGGTGAGACGGGCTGGCCGAGCCAACGGATCCAGTATCTGTTCCTCGGGATGGTCtttaataaaaactttaaagcttttctgtCGTTGTGGTGCAGCGCGCAGGTGTTGAATTCTCTAtaatttcacaaaaccaaacaattactctTAAAATGTCAACAATTTCAATAAAGAACCAATTTCAATGAAACATCTgtgtgtaaaatacagtgaaaagtcataaaaaaggtttgtgtttaCATAAAATGATTGGTATAGTGTATATATTAattgtgtatttatatattcaAGTTTTGGCACTTTTAGTCCTCCATACAGATGTGCTTCCTGATGCAATAATTTGATATTCTACATCTTTGTCCAGCCAAACAGTCTCCACAAGATCAAGCCACGGAggactgactgaaaaaaatattttaaaaagagcAGTAAATTATCTATGCAATGGAGAAAATGACTTTTCATCTGCGAATCAAAGCAGGTAACTTCGCACAAAAATGGAGGAAATGGACaactttcaaaaacaaagaTAGTGCTCACTCAACTGACTGAGAACTTGTATGCCCCCTTTTGTACTACTTTAccttatttgtttatttttgttcttgttgtaTCAGtataaacaaaactaaataaagagtttaaaaaaaagagcagtaAATTATTGATACATGAGAAGGTGAGGAGGGGCGGAGCTTTTTGGTTATAATTATTAAACTtttattcttccttttttgatattttaccTTTctattgtatttattgtaatcTGTAAAGAATGTACCTTTAggattaaaaaagtatttttattctattctatcccATTGTTTCAATGCTGTCACATCAGTTTCACACCATTGAATGggttttgtctttcagtctaTTTTAGAGGTGATCATAGATTAAACAATCTTTTAATCTATGGTCCTGATTTTAACACTTCCTCCTGAGTTGTAGAGTAAATACAGTGATTGCTTAAATACAGCACACAAAAATCTGAAGACAGCGTGGAGCGAGGGACCCATGGGAGGCTGCTGGGTTTTTAATATGTCTGAAACGAGTTAATAAAAAAGTTATATTGATTGACGATTCACTAAAATATGACTGATGCTGCCAAGTAATCTGCTGAAAAACTGATGTCCGTGAAATCAACAAATAATTTATAACGTATTTTTTATCAtctgtgaaacacaaacacagacaagcTGCTTTAAAACAATGTCACTGTagtttacaaagaaaataaaaactatagagtgtaaaaaaaaaaaacctttttggGGGGTCTTATGTGGTTTtaattgttctgtgttttttttttttttcattgaccTTCTCACAATAAATACATATGAGGACTGTTTGGTTATGGTTCTGGATGTTTTCAGTCTGTGGGAAGCTTTTATCATAATGAGAGTCCAAAAATGGAAACTTCTCCACTAGACAGCCAAACAGGAAGCAACTCCTTAAACATAAGGAGCAAACAGAATTCCTGTAAATTAAGATTACTGGATTTGTGTGCAAtttcctctgggattaataaagcacTTCTTCTCTGATCGATTGTTTTTGCTCCTTTGCTACTGTTGCTGCTGCAACAATGCAGATGGGAAGGGTGATAGTGGGAAGGACGATGTTGTTAGATTGATGTTTTTCTATGCATAAACATCGGTGGAGTCAGCCGAGTGTGTCCTGCAGACCACGCTGCAGCTCGGCCCTCTCCTGGGACTTCAGAAAGTCACCAGTTTGCCCAACCGCTTGTCAACATGTGGTTATCCACTGAGGGAGGCGGCGGCAGGACGTCACGTGTTTACATACAGACGCCAGAAAAGTTCAGCAACCTGCCACCatcacactgctgcagtgaCACAGGCTCCCTCTCTCACATGCTGATgggtgttttcatgttttcgcGCACGCGCGCGCTCTCCGCTGTAAAATAAACGTGCCAGGAGGATTATTTTGGGATGCACGTGCTTACCGTTCTGGCTGTCCGGCGTCATGCCGATGGTCCCCCCGGTGTTGATGGCCAGGACCCGGACCTCGGGGACGGAGGGGGACGACACCTGGTCCAGGGCCCCCGAGGAGGCGCAGCTGGacagctgcctcctcctgcagggctgCGACAGAGCCCGGGCGAGGGGCGTCCtgccggtggaggaggaggtggaggaggaggacgacgccATGATGCCTTGGAAGAGTCCGCTGCGGTCCCTTTAAGAAAGTGATGAAAACACGGAGGTCTTCAAAGAAGTGGCTCACGGCAGCTCTCCCCCGGCTTTAAATACACCAACCCGAACCTACATCCTCAGGGCGAGGCAAAGGCGGGGCCGGCatgtctcatttttttaatcGGAGATGTTTAAATTCGCCCCCTTTCAGTACGACcctcctcaccgtcctcactgtcctcaACCCCTCTGTATGTTCACCCGGGGGCGTGGCCTCCGTGACGTCATTccaggtgggcgtggcctccaGCACAGCACGCTCTGAACGAGAGGAAAATCAGTTCAGGTAATCCGGTACTGGAAGATGTTTCACGTCCCGGCCATGAAATGACactaaaaatattaaaatgtgacAGTTTTTGAGGAAATTGTTCTTGTCCTGAAAccaaatttttttaaaaactagGAGAAAGAATTGATTTAAAACAGGTGTAAAATGTTTCCCTCAACATGCCTGCATCCCAGTACCATGTTTTAATCTTAGAAGAACAAAACAGTGAGTCACGACacataatgggaaaaaaaaaatcccaacagCAGTATGAGTGGAACAGAGGATGTCTTCTGTTCAATTTCTCTAACATTGTCAGTCTTGCATGAATGACAGTCTACCTCACACAACCCTGCTACACACATTATTAggataaaacaaatgttttaaatattttctttacaaATGTAGTGTGGTAGGTTTGTATCCTCTTGGTCAGTAGTAACAAGAATATATGGTCTTGCTGCACAAAGGCTCATTTTCTTTAGCATTTTACTAACAGCTGTTTTGTTCCTTCAATTAAAAATGCTTTACTTGTTCTGTTCTcttaacattatttttttccctgtatCTAGGAATGAGGGAACAAAAACCTGAAACAGAAGGATCAATGGAAATAGATCCACTATAATGAAACTAGAGTAAAATTCAGTAAAGTACCAGTAGAAACAGGCACAGCCAGATCAGGAAGACcgcttcattttaaaattctgctgctctgtctgtgTCAGAGGTAAAGATGATCGAACTGAAATGAAtattgaaataaaatcaacagagaaAAGAATGACTGCAAGAATGTAAAGACATAATggctttttaatttaaaaaaaaagtgataccACACAGCCTTGTTACTGGTACAGCAGTGAGTTCTAAAGAGACAGAGCTCTTTAAAACCTAAATGCAGAGGACAGCGTGGAATTTGATGAATtaatttaccatttaccatttaattATGAATGGAGCTTTGATAGATTGATGAGACGCATTCAGTAATTCTTCCATTTCACCACTCAAACAGACAGTTTATGTTAAATTTATGGGCTGAATAATTAAAGCTATAATTTACAAGCACCAAGGGTGGGTGATAACTCCTTAAATATTGTTGATCTTTGGATTGTTTTGAATATTGATTAAGCAAATTGtcagtattatttattttacatattttacttgtgtgtgtgtgtgtgtgtgtgtgtgtgtgtgtgtgtgtgtttaattctTTTGAGCTTTGGTTTACAGAGTCAGCTGTTAACTACAGGTAGATGATTTATTAATTTGTTCACTGAGCTATTACAGTAGAAGAACATTTTCCTTCAATATCTACCAAAGCCAACTGCAAAGTTTCAAAGCCTAAAAACCAATAAAGTGAAGAAGTTAGACTATAACCTAATTAATTAAGATGTTGTGCCTGACAAGAGGAAGTTTCTAATTATTTAGATGAAACTTTGAAACAGCCACCTCTCAAGAACTCAAAAAGAAAACCCCACATACAATAGATGTGATTTTTGCCTAACCTTTCaaaataattatattttttttcatttttaaaatactcTGCTTTACCTACAAGGAACATTACCTTAACAATGACACAGTGACATGACCAATTGTAAAATTACTCTAAGAAAAGAACGTTCAATTTTCAAGAACAATTCAAAGATACTTGACAAATAAACTTTACTCAGATCTTGCTGAGTTCTCTGATCCGGACGATCGTGAGACAAAAAAGTCTAACGAAGCATTAGAGATGCAACTGTTGGAAACAAAACAGATCAACATCCCTTTTCTTAAATTAAACGGCTGCTGAGCCAGCAAACAGGATCAGGAGACAACGTGTTTTTCTGGCTCCCATCACTGATCACACATTTAGCTCTGCAGCTTCATACTTGAACTTTGGTCAGCATCAGTTTCCTCATTTACTTGGAAGATGCTTCATGTCCACCCACCTTCAGAAAATCAAATCATCACTTTCGACTTTCACATGTCTCACAATCTTGATTTTCCATCCGACAGGCTGTTGCAGCCGTCCTGTTTTAATCTATTCATAACCTTTCCAAACAAATTTTATTAGTggctttttcaatgtttttcctttttctattCCTTAATCAAAAGAATTATCTGACAACTGTGTTTGTAACAAATCATACAtaataaacacactttttttccttattCTTTTTCTCCTGATAAGTTTCTACAGATGTAGGAAATCATCTAAAGGACTCCTGCTCCCCAAATGACCGTATACAGCCCGAGCAGtgaggctgaatgaggctgatttggcctctcagcagcggggcagagccaggccttcagacgtTCCTGCAGGGGGTTTCTttgctggtccagaccctgaGAACCCAGCGTTACTCCGGACCAACTCAACAACTGGTGGTGTTGACGTCCTTTGGAATCAAAACAGGTTTCTCACCCAATATTTGTCTGAATTTACTGGTTCTACAAGCACAGCGATGcttttgcatttggcatttctttctCAGTAGTGGTGCGGAATGGAAAACAACTGAGGAATGAAATAACTCCATTTGTAAAGGTTGTACGTGGtgatattttgaatattttacataGCGATCATCATGAACTTTAATACAGATAAATCTGTACTGTTACACGTTTCAATAACAGGGTCCTTTATGAAAACCACACACTTTAGTCTGACTGCTGTTGAAGAGTGAAAGGTCAGGTGGAGCCAGTGTCGTTTACATGTAGGAAGAAGTCAGGACTGATCTAATCTTACCCCCTCACATCTTTAAATTCGTTTAGCttaaatttattcatttaaatttaaatttattaGGCACCCGGTGAGTTCCTTTCATGTTGGGCTGTTTGGAGGAAGATAGGAAGAGAGTGATTGGGTCACAATGAGTCTTTTCCTATCTGAGTGACTGGGGTACAATGATTTATTTTCCTACAAGAGATTTCGTGATCACTGATCTGGTCTGTAAGTAGATGAgttatttttgtactttttgcATCTGTGACTATGGGTCACCAAAGCATGAAAGGCCGATGAAAGACATTCCACATGTAAATAGGTAACAGATCTGTTCACGGAAAAGGTCCTCAAATAGTCCAATATGTCTAAAATATGTGGGCCCGAATGTGTGGAGTGTGAGTGAATGGTGTGAGCAGTCTGGCCTCCCCGATGGGGGAACTTTGAGTTTGAGTGTAAATCAGAAACTAtggaaaatagaagaaaatcgaaaaaagtaaataaaaaaaaaaaaaaggggacaAGAAAGTAACCATGTATAAAATGGAGGGAGGTTTGGATGTGAGCGGAGGTGCGTGAAACAGCTTTAAAGTCGTCTCACACGGCCCCCGCCATACATGAATTGACACAGTGGTGCTTCACCTTCCCCGCCTTATGCTCCTGCTTTACAGGCACTGGCAGCGCTGCAAGTGGACCCCGACCTGACTCGCATCCCCCTCGCCACCACCAGCAACACCGGGCACTGCCACCCTCACCAGACGACCCATGAGAGCCACATGAGagacctggactgggaccaAGCAGACTCGCATCGCATGGCCTTGACAGCCCTGACCACCACCCCGACTGCGGCTTTTCTCCACCGTCCAGACTTGGCAGCTCTGAGAACCTTGAAGCAGGTCCCTCAGTAAACGGTGCAGGATTTCATGCAGACCACAGCTTCAATCTTAAGTCTGGTCTGCAGCGTCCTGCAACACTGGGGAACAACGCAGGTTCCTGGGAGAGACTTGTGTGTCACAATCATGGATGGACTGTCCCCTGACATAGCAGCTGATagtgcgaggaggaggaggcgaatTCCACTGAAAAGATTTCATCAACAGAAAAGAGAAGTGagacatcacacacacgcatttaTGTGAGGTGAGGTCATGGAAGGGTCAGTGgcagctggtggtgaaatttgttggggggggaaatgcttgcataataccgattaaatagtgaacagagctgcaaaagcaacatcacctatgatacacagttacatcaattccAGGTACATTATACTTTTTTTCGTGCTCTACATcaactctctcctctctctgtcacacgcacacatttacgCAATGCAGAcgtgttccaacccaacttcaacgactgcccaAAGATAGCCTGCTGCAACTGTCTTATGAAAAGAATATCATATATACATGTAATATATATTATCTATATATTCTATATATATTATCTAATATCTATATATTATCTATATTATCTTATATTGATTCAATGACTTATAGttgaaaaaataacattgattCAATGTAGTTTCAATAACTGCTTGCTGTCTTGGCAACGTTGTTTCAATGTTCCCGATGGTTGAAATATCATTGAAATACAATTGGTCTGTGGTCAGAATTCAATGTtgtttcaatgttaaaaaatggTGCAACATGATGTTGAATCAACATCAGATTTCAACGTTTATTCAATGACTTAtagttgaaaaaaataacattgattCAATATAGTTTCAATAACTGCTCGCTGTCTGAGAAgtgtttggtgacatgtagccagAAACGCCTTCAGTACAGCAGCTAACCTCAGCTGAAACAAGGCATCACAGGCCTTTAACAGGTCCacatgggcctaccttatttgaaaagaagctcacattgacgcctttctgggacgcaaacaggttaatcaccatgtcgttgaagtctggtaatttttgAATGAAGTCCGTCTCGATAGACAGCGTGGCAAGTGCATTCAGTCGGTCCAAATAATTGGATTATTCAAAGCAAATAGtccacctggttcatgctgaCTCCGCCATAGCTGaagtttttctccctccttcccaactctggcaccaATAGCAGCCCTGCTGCGTTAAATCACTGCTgtagacctttttcacaaaaaccggAAATACGCAATCAGTGGGTAACTTTTCTTCCGGTCCAGTGCCAAGTCCATTCACTTTCTCCGAGATGGGTCGCGTTTTCAGTACATGTCTCCAACATTTCTCCAGCATTTCCTTCGTTGATGTGGAAGAGAAGTCAGtgacaaaaaagtcaaagatgaagaaaggatacAAGTTTTTCCACGAAAACTTCATAGAAAAACATGAAGGTAAGTagagagttagcatgttagcctaaGTGCTACTGAACCCTAGCGACTGTATTTAGGCATACTTTTTCATGTGTAGATCCTGATAACCGTATCCgaacatttaagtttcatttgcagcatGACGACAACCGTTTGTTCTCTTTCTGGCTGTTTCAGTGAACGTCTTTCAGATATGATATTAGACGAATGCTATCattgattagcattagctctctgctctctgctcacgTGTTTTTGTGCGTGTCTTATCGTCATCATAGTATCAAATGCATTAAATGGCCAGGTGACAGTGAGGGCAAGGTGCTGCCGGTCGCAGAGGAACAGCGAGGAGCCTCAAACTAGAGGTTtgaccacagagagcagaagttcctgccgttgcagctgctgctgcaggtctctcTGCTGACGTGCTGTCCATCCTATCCTTATCTTATACAGCAGCCTCGACtccactttttttctttgtccttttatttctcttcattccATAGGTTATAAGTCTCTGCTGCTATGTTATCTGTTTCTATAATAGACCTGTGGCCAGAAGAGTGCATCCTCACTCAACCAAACCAGCTTTGTGTGGTGAATAAagtcgtgtctgtgtgtgtgtgtgtgtgtgtgtgtgtgagagagaaaatatattgtaaaagttagttattttggggaaaaaaaagggtcgTGGTGGGTGCACTACAGAGTCCCCTTGCCATAAGCTGTTACCATCTCTTACCACTGACAGGGACGTATCTCCACGATGTCATGTTCATCATTCTGATCCATTTTTGTACAGATGACGCTTGCTGTTGACAGTGGACGTCTGATGGCGTTTTCCTGTAGCTGTGCACCAGGAAAAGGGTTTTTCAACCACACTGTGGCCCTACTTCATCAGACAGCACATTATACACAGTATGGCCTGCAGATTGTCCCTCATCTCTGGCCTGCACAAGCAATCTACAGCAGTGGCATAGAGCGAGAACTCAGGTGGGTGTTTAATAAGGTagtttatttactctgttttcattaaGTGCTTGTGTTTGCCGTatgttgtctgtttgtttgtgtcctgaaattaataaaaaaaacaacacacacacagagactgtGTATTACTACAATTATCTGTATAAATTAACATATTTCACCGTTGGTTTCAGGgaattcatccagaacctgtGAGTGAAAGCCAACAACAGCTGGTGAGAGTGGCCGTCAGTCCACACTGTACCAGGCATATGCAGGtaataatattcaacatttcacttttgtgacagctaaatgctaatgcctTTGTGTAATGATGGTCAAATGTAACTACTGTAACTGCATTTTCCCAAAATAGAAGCACAAATAAGTAGAGGctttatgtatctttttttttaggacCG
Above is a window of Salarias fasciatus chromosome 19, fSalaFa1.1, whole genome shotgun sequence DNA encoding:
- the aspg gene encoding 60 kDa lysophospholipase isoform X1 — its product is MDRSGLFQGIMASSSSSTSSSTGRTPLARALSQPCRRRQLSSCASSGALDQVSSPSVPEVRVLAINTGGTIGMTPDSQNVLAPKANALVKRLQKLPMLHDEVYAEKTGLYERYGDKTLVLPKSKCNKRVIYSVQDYSPLLDSSNMTPEDWARIGKDIEKNYEDYEGFVILHGTDTMAYTASALSFMCENLGKPIVLTGSQVPIYELRNDGRDNLLGALLIAGQFGVPEVCLYFYNKLYRGNRTTKFDSGSFDAFSSPNLAPLATSEADVTINWDIVWRDTSMDKFRVSTEMNRNVGLLRLFPGITAATVKAFLQEPMEGVVLETFGSGNAPDNQPDLLVELKAATDRGVIIVNCTQCLRGTVSMSYATGKVLMDAGLISGGDMTPEASLSKLSYVLAKTGLDRDAQKKMMVENLRGEKVTDLGGVKLQLRDSHFIQTVAKALNTSENEDLKAIREALSPLLSCAAAKNGDVEALQALKDMGSNLCMGDYDGRTPLHVAASEGHRQAVEYLLRNGASVHARDRYGDGPLSNAVRFRHKDVVTLLRNVGACLSPDELQEAGTELCSLAVSGDLHGLEAWSLAGADLNRPGYSGQTALQLARELGQQKVVEFIE